A stretch of the Bacillus sp. B-jedd genome encodes the following:
- a CDS encoding DNA internalization-related competence protein ComEC/Rec2 → MKGKLIFLAPPALLGTMLALHGPHPILAAFFLYLIFLTKFKRFSPRVLCIVITIFMLFALAGNHSVQKNHSALSGMEKEFFLVFDSGAKIDGDRFRTIAKDRATGESLSIIYKIKSEREKMLLQRASFFGRQCEVKGTLEQPPHAKNPGGFDYNRYLEQNQIHWILKLDSNPLAKCGTKNVSLVEKLRKYRQEGISHIMANYPLESASLASALIFGEQSLLGEDVMSAYKKIGITHLLAISGMQVTVLAGVIYMFGLRLGIVRERMAIFLLSILPLYAIIAGGSPSVIRSVLMAGILLMGGLRPSSFPISQTGALALSFMAFIFWDPFTLYDPGFQLSYAVTFSLLVSASALKKKHFGGVMLLAVSSLISQIAALPILLFHFFELPLASILANILFIPIYSFILMPVVYFSFPLSFFEGLAYALGPLMNSLVILSEKLALLLARTPFQLNPGEQPTTAIVFYAAAVLYSFTVWEKNLKKKWAVAVLLIPFTLLVVQEGGERFSSHTGEVVMIDVGQGESIFVSLPGGKGNYLIDTGGNTDFGKKAWQQTKKDFDPGRDVVVPFLKARGITKLDKLILTHGDEDHIGGAAGIMENIKIDQILVPDMREKSENEEQVIQRARKLQIDVNEVSKDAFWAAGGVKFLVLSPEKNYKGDRNGGSIVLFAELADKGWLFTGDLTEEAEKELVAQYPELKIDVLKAGHHGSKTSTSSYFLEHYKPSTVLISAGVNNRFGHPHKETLERIKEVGAVVYRTDLNGAVIYSFTGKSGTFSSVLPYTGASKDKKKAK, encoded by the coding sequence ATGAAAGGAAAACTAATCTTCCTTGCACCTCCAGCCCTGCTGGGCACCATGCTGGCCCTCCACGGCCCCCACCCCATTCTGGCTGCATTTTTCCTCTACCTGATTTTCTTAACCAAGTTTAAACGATTTTCGCCCAGGGTCCTTTGTATTGTGATCACGATCTTTATGTTGTTCGCTTTGGCGGGAAACCATTCAGTCCAGAAAAATCACAGTGCTTTATCTGGGATGGAAAAAGAGTTTTTCCTCGTTTTTGACTCCGGGGCAAAAATTGATGGTGACCGTTTCCGTACAATTGCAAAAGATCGGGCAACAGGGGAATCATTGTCTATCATATATAAAATTAAAAGCGAAAGAGAAAAAATGCTTTTGCAGAGAGCCAGTTTTTTTGGCAGGCAATGTGAAGTAAAAGGAACTTTGGAACAGCCTCCCCACGCCAAAAATCCCGGCGGTTTTGATTATAATCGCTATTTGGAGCAGAACCAAATCCATTGGATTTTAAAATTGGATTCTAATCCCTTAGCCAAATGCGGCACCAAAAACGTTTCTCTGGTTGAAAAACTTCGTAAATACCGCCAGGAAGGCATATCCCATATCATGGCCAATTATCCCCTCGAATCAGCATCCCTTGCATCGGCGCTTATTTTTGGTGAGCAAAGTTTATTGGGTGAAGACGTAATGTCGGCCTATAAAAAAATCGGCATTACCCATTTGCTGGCCATTTCGGGAATGCAGGTGACGGTATTGGCGGGAGTTATCTATATGTTTGGCCTGCGGCTGGGAATTGTAAGAGAAAGGATGGCGATATTCCTGTTGTCCATTCTTCCCTTGTATGCCATTATCGCTGGTGGTTCTCCGTCTGTGATCAGGTCTGTCCTGATGGCCGGAATTCTGCTTATGGGCGGGCTTAGGCCGTCGTCCTTTCCCATTAGCCAGACGGGTGCGCTTGCCCTTTCATTTATGGCTTTTATCTTTTGGGATCCATTTACTCTGTATGATCCCGGTTTCCAATTGTCCTATGCTGTAACGTTTTCCCTGCTTGTGTCGGCCTCGGCACTAAAGAAAAAACATTTTGGCGGGGTAATGTTACTAGCCGTGTCTTCGCTTATTTCGCAAATAGCCGCTTTACCAATCCTGCTTTTCCATTTCTTCGAGCTCCCACTGGCCAGCATCTTGGCCAATATCCTTTTTATTCCTATCTATTCATTTATATTAATGCCAGTTGTATATTTCTCCTTCCCGCTGTCCTTTTTTGAAGGGCTGGCATATGCTTTAGGGCCCTTGATGAACAGTTTGGTGATTCTATCCGAAAAGCTTGCTTTATTGCTTGCCAGGACTCCCTTTCAACTAAATCCGGGAGAACAACCCACGACTGCTATTGTCTTCTATGCCGCTGCGGTTTTATATTCATTCACTGTCTGGGAAAAAAATTTGAAGAAAAAGTGGGCTGTTGCGGTTTTACTGATTCCGTTTACCCTGCTGGTGGTCCAGGAAGGGGGCGAACGGTTTTCCAGTCATACTGGAGAAGTTGTGATGATTGATGTTGGCCAAGGGGAAAGCATCTTTGTTTCCCTTCCAGGCGGGAAAGGGAATTACTTGATAGACACCGGCGGTAACACCGATTTTGGAAAAAAAGCATGGCAGCAGACGAAGAAAGACTTTGATCCTGGAAGGGATGTCGTCGTTCCCTTTTTAAAGGCAAGAGGCATAACTAAACTGGATAAGCTGATTCTGACGCATGGCGATGAGGACCACATCGGTGGTGCAGCAGGAATAATGGAAAATATAAAAATAGATCAAATTCTTGTGCCGGATATGAGGGAGAAATCCGAAAATGAAGAACAAGTGATTCAAAGGGCAAGGAAGCTGCAAATTGATGTGAATGAAGTTTCAAAAGATGCCTTCTGGGCAGCAGGAGGCGTGAAATTCCTTGTCCTTTCGCCTGAAAAGAATTACAAAGGGGATCGGAATGGAGGGTCGATTGTCCTTTTTGCTGAATTGGCCGATAAGGGCTGGCTATTTACAGGTGATCTGACAGAGGAAGCCGAGAAGGAACTGGTTGCCCAATATCCAGAATTGAAAATCGATGTGTTGAAAGCAGGGCACCATGGCAGTAAAACGTCTACTTCTTCCTATTTCCTAGAGCATTACAAGCCTTCCACTGTGCTAATTTCCGCGGGAGTGAACAACAGGTTTGGCCATCCCCATAAAGAAACACTTGAAAGGATTAAGGAAGTAGGAGCGGTTGTATACCGAACTGATTTGAATGGCGCGGTTATTTACTCTTTTACAGGAAAATCAGGAACCTTTTCTTCCGTTTTGCCATACACTGGAGCATCAAAGGATAAGAAAAAAGCAAAATAA
- a CDS encoding helix-hairpin-helix domain-containing protein — protein sequence MKAWLLENKYYLAAAVAAVAVFMYFSQKEPPASHSRENEIVEAAGDAAEQEPAAKEGEALPEIILVDVKGAVKKPGVYQGEREERVVDIIARAGGLSENADASQVNFAQKIEDEMVVFIPMKGEVDTGSVSASAAGGQKSSKININKADASELQNIPGIGPSKAAAIIDYREKNGPFKEPEQLMEISGIGEKTFEKMKDAVTVR from the coding sequence ATGAAAGCCTGGTTACTAGAAAATAAATATTATTTAGCAGCTGCCGTCGCTGCTGTTGCGGTTTTTATGTACTTTTCGCAAAAAGAACCTCCTGCCAGCCATTCCAGAGAAAATGAAATAGTCGAAGCTGCAGGGGATGCGGCTGAGCAAGAGCCGGCTGCCAAAGAAGGAGAAGCTTTGCCTGAAATCATTCTCGTTGATGTAAAAGGAGCGGTGAAGAAACCTGGGGTCTATCAAGGTGAAAGAGAGGAACGGGTTGTGGATATAATCGCTCGGGCGGGCGGCCTGTCTGAAAACGCGGATGCGAGCCAGGTCAATTTTGCCCAAAAGATTGAGGATGAAATGGTGGTTTTCATCCCTATGAAAGGCGAAGTGGATACAGGTTCTGTCTCCGCATCGGCCGCAGGAGGCCAGAAAAGCAGCAAAATCAATATAAATAAAGCGGATGCAAGCGAATTGCAGAACATTCCCGGGATTGGCCCTTCTAAAGCCGCTGCTATTATTGACTATAGAGAGAAGAACGGCCCATTCAAAGAGCCGGAACAATTAATGGAAATCAGCGGTATTGGTGAAAAAACGTTTGAAAAAATGAAGGATGCTGTAACTGTCCGTTGA
- the comER gene encoding late competence protein ComER yields the protein MKIGIIGTGNMGRILAEALLDSGAVEEGSLMAANRTIAKAVALQNVYRGILATDNAAEAARFADIVFLCVKPLESRGVLKDIAPFLGKDKCLVSITSPISTDQLETATECSIIRMIPSITNRALAGATLVTYGKRCSSSWKKALDVLLRQISVPIEIEQEYVRVASDIVSCGPAFFSYLLQEFIRAAVKETNIDEERATKMASGMLIGMGELLRKGHYTLPALQEKVCVKGGITGEGIKVLEDGLGDLFTDLFRATHTKFKEDLEKVEKQFYT from the coding sequence ATGAAAATCGGCATTATAGGGACTGGCAATATGGGACGGATTCTAGCGGAAGCACTTCTTGACAGCGGTGCTGTGGAAGAGGGTTCTCTTATGGCGGCCAATCGGACAATTGCAAAGGCAGTCGCATTGCAAAACGTTTATCGGGGAATTCTGGCAACAGATAACGCGGCTGAGGCTGCCCGCTTTGCGGATATCGTTTTTCTTTGTGTCAAGCCACTGGAAAGCAGAGGCGTCCTTAAAGATATCGCCCCCTTTCTTGGAAAGGATAAATGTCTTGTCTCCATAACAAGCCCCATCAGTACCGATCAGCTCGAAACCGCCACGGAGTGTTCTATCATAAGAATGATCCCAAGCATCACCAACAGGGCGCTGGCAGGCGCCACTCTTGTAACGTATGGGAAAAGATGTTCCTCCTCTTGGAAAAAGGCACTTGATGTTTTACTTCGGCAAATATCTGTCCCAATTGAAATTGAACAGGAATACGTTCGAGTCGCGTCCGATATTGTCAGTTGCGGTCCGGCTTTCTTCAGCTATCTTCTTCAGGAATTCATACGGGCTGCCGTAAAAGAAACGAATATCGATGAAGAACGGGCAACAAAAATGGCAAGCGGGATGCTGATCGGGATGGGGGAACTTCTGCGCAAAGGGCATTACACATTGCCGGCGCTTCAAGAAAAGGTTTGTGTTAAAGGCGGAATCACTGGTGAAGGAATAAAGGTGCTGGAAGATGGCCTTGGTGATTTGTTCACTGATTTATTCAGGGCCACCCACACAAAATTCAAAGAGGATTTGGAGAAAGTGGAAAAGCAATTTTACACTTAA
- a CDS encoding class I SAM-dependent DNA methyltransferase has translation MSYRHFAYLYDQLMEDAPYDEWVSFALDNWEKHGSGGEKSFLDLGCGTGEISLRLAENGFRVTGVDLSPDMLSIAREKAEKAGVSIRFIEQDMSQLEMDELYGMIGIFCDSLNYLESEEDILHTLVLAEKYLVPGGLLAFDVHSLEKIANGFINQSFSLNGEKVAYIWDSFSGEYPDSVEHEISFFVLNEKDGRYDRFDEIHYQRTFPVEMYRNWLEGAGFEVVSVTADFTEKEPALNSERIFFVCKKRK, from the coding sequence ATGAGTTACAGACATTTCGCCTATTTGTATGACCAACTAATGGAAGACGCCCCTTATGATGAGTGGGTTAGCTTTGCTTTGGATAACTGGGAGAAGCATGGCTCTGGGGGAGAAAAAAGCTTTTTGGATTTGGGCTGCGGAACGGGTGAAATATCTTTACGGCTCGCAGAAAACGGATTTCGTGTCACCGGAGTGGACTTGTCCCCGGACATGTTATCAATTGCAAGGGAAAAGGCCGAAAAGGCAGGGGTTTCGATCCGCTTTATCGAGCAGGATATGTCACAGCTTGAAATGGATGAACTGTATGGGATGATAGGCATTTTTTGCGATTCCCTCAATTATCTTGAAAGTGAAGAAGATATCCTTCATACACTCGTATTAGCTGAAAAATATCTCGTTCCTGGAGGATTGCTGGCGTTCGATGTCCATTCCCTCGAAAAAATAGCCAATGGCTTTATCAACCAATCCTTTTCTTTGAATGGAGAAAAGGTTGCCTATATTTGGGATAGCTTTAGCGGGGAGTACCCCGACAGTGTTGAGCATGAAATCAGTTTCTTTGTGCTTAATGAAAAGGACGGCCGATATGACCGCTTTGATGAAATCCATTACCAGCGCACTTTTCCGGTGGAAATGTACCGAAACTGGCTTGAAGGAGCGGGTTTTGAAGTTGTTTCCGTAACAGCTGATTTCACGGAGAAGGAGCCGGCCTTAAACTCTGAACGTATTTTTTTCGTTTGCAAAAAGCGAAAATAA
- the rsfS gene encoding ribosome silencing factor, with the protein MSNKEILQIAVKAADDKRAEDILALNMKGISLIADYFIICHGNSDKQVQAIAREIKEKAEENGFEARRMEGFDEAKWILIDLGDCVAHVFHRDERSYYNLERLWGDAPLENISSIINP; encoded by the coding sequence ATGAGCAACAAGGAAATTTTGCAAATTGCGGTAAAAGCCGCGGACGATAAGAGGGCGGAGGACATCCTCGCCCTGAATATGAAAGGGATTTCCCTTATCGCCGATTATTTCATTATCTGTCACGGGAATTCCGATAAGCAGGTGCAGGCAATTGCGCGGGAAATCAAGGAGAAGGCAGAGGAAAATGGATTCGAGGCTAGAAGAATGGAAGGCTTCGATGAGGCAAAATGGATTTTGATCGACCTTGGTGATTGTGTAGCCCACGTTTTCCATCGCGATGAACGCTCTTATTATAACCTCGAGAGGTTATGGGGAGATGCTCCTTTGGAAAATATTTCGAGTATCATAAATCCATGA
- the yqeK gene encoding bis(5'-nucleosyl)-tetraphosphatase (symmetrical) YqeK, with protein MERNEALQIVKEELTEQRYIHTVGVMETAITLAKRFGADPGQAELAAIFHDYAKFRPKEEMKKIIIEQGYPRDLLEYSPELWHAPAGAFLVEHEAGITDPEVLAAIRYHTSGRPGMGLLEKIIYLADYIEPGRNFPGVGEVRILAEEDLEEALVSSIKNTISFLLKKKQPIYPDTFLTYNDLVKNRRTDE; from the coding sequence ATGGAACGTAACGAAGCTTTGCAAATCGTAAAGGAAGAATTAACAGAACAGAGGTACATCCATACGGTCGGTGTTATGGAAACAGCCATCACATTAGCAAAGCGTTTTGGAGCCGATCCTGGCCAGGCGGAGCTTGCGGCGATATTTCATGATTATGCAAAATTCCGTCCAAAAGAAGAAATGAAGAAAATCATTATCGAACAAGGATATCCCAGAGATTTGCTTGAATATAGCCCCGAGCTATGGCATGCACCGGCAGGCGCCTTTTTAGTGGAACATGAAGCCGGAATTACGGATCCCGAAGTGCTTGCTGCCATCCGTTATCATACATCTGGAAGGCCTGGTATGGGACTGTTGGAAAAAATCATTTACCTCGCTGATTATATTGAGCCGGGAAGAAATTTTCCTGGGGTCGGGGAGGTACGCATACTGGCGGAAGAAGACCTGGAAGAAGCGCTGGTGAGCTCGATAAAAAATACGATTTCGTTTTTGCTAAAGAAGAAACAGCCGATCTACCCGGACACTTTTTTAACTTATAATGACCTCGTCAAAAATAGGAGGACTGATGAATGA
- a CDS encoding nicotinate-nucleotide adenylyltransferase, producing the protein MKKIGILGGTFNPPHQGHLIIANEVCHALKLDHIWFMPNQEPPHKKKAGGASNEDRISMLEMAIKGNKFFKIETIELDREGPSYTVDTMKILAGRHPDHEYYFIIGADMVEYLPNWRQIDELLDLVTFVGVQRPGYELVTPYPVLIVDIPAIEISSSLIRDRLHEGKTVDYLLPDNVIRQIREKRLYGT; encoded by the coding sequence ATGAAAAAAATAGGCATTCTGGGCGGTACCTTCAATCCTCCGCATCAAGGCCATTTAATCATCGCCAATGAAGTTTGCCATGCACTGAAACTGGACCATATCTGGTTTATGCCCAACCAGGAACCTCCTCATAAGAAAAAGGCGGGCGGGGCGAGCAATGAAGATCGCATTTCAATGCTTGAAATGGCGATAAAAGGGAATAAGTTTTTTAAAATAGAAACCATCGAGCTTGACCGGGAAGGCCCTTCGTATACGGTTGATACGATGAAAATCCTGGCTGGCAGGCATCCAGACCATGAATATTACTTTATTATCGGCGCGGATATGGTTGAATATCTTCCGAATTGGCGCCAAATAGACGAACTTCTTGATCTTGTTACCTTTGTTGGCGTACAGAGGCCGGGCTATGAACTGGTAACACCATATCCTGTTCTAATAGTTGATATCCCCGCCATTGAGATCTCTTCAAGTCTGATTCGGGACAGGCTGCATGAGGGCAAGACAGTCGACTACTTACTGCCTGACAATGTCATCAGGCAGATTAGGGAGAAACGGTTATATGGAACGTAA
- the yhbY gene encoding ribosome assembly RNA-binding protein YhbY, producing MLTGKQKRFLRSKAHHLSPIFQVGKGGVNENMIKQISEALEARELLKVSVLQNFDGDKNEAADELARGTDAELVQVIGNTIVLYRESVENKQLQLP from the coding sequence ATGTTAACTGGTAAGCAAAAGAGATTCCTTCGTTCAAAAGCGCATCATCTTTCCCCGATTTTTCAGGTGGGTAAAGGCGGCGTAAACGAAAATATGATTAAGCAGATTTCTGAAGCCCTGGAAGCAAGGGAATTGCTGAAAGTCAGTGTACTGCAGAATTTCGACGGAGACAAGAATGAGGCGGCGGATGAGTTGGCGCGTGGAACTGACGCGGAACTTGTGCAAGTCATCGGGAATACAATTGTCCTTTACAGGGAGTCTGTTGAAAACAAGCAACTTCAACTCCCTTAA
- the aroE gene encoding shikimate dehydrogenase: MKKLFGVIGNPIGHSISPQMHNDLFAYYGIDAHYHPFLVEKGKLSEAIQGLKSLGAAGFNVTVPFKTEIIPLLDWVDPLALEIGAVNTVLIKEGSLLGYNTDGPGFLKSLEEELQMPERPSILIIGAGGAARAIFFTLEKTRPVVIDICNRSLEKAKSLSGEAKTNVLSRGLSLEEAENRVNEYDLIIQTTTVGMYPNIDRLPLNPGGLNKPFSAADIIYNPYETEFLKQCKLRGGSTVNGVGMFVYQGALAFELWTGIKPDSGRMRNTVLKQLGGTIC; encoded by the coding sequence TTGAAAAAGCTTTTTGGCGTAATCGGGAATCCGATCGGCCACTCCATTTCTCCACAAATGCATAATGATTTGTTTGCATATTATGGAATCGATGCCCACTATCACCCCTTCCTGGTAGAAAAGGGGAAGCTCAGCGAAGCAATCCAGGGATTGAAGTCACTTGGCGCTGCAGGGTTCAATGTGACTGTCCCGTTTAAAACTGAAATTATTCCGTTGCTTGATTGGGTCGACCCGCTGGCCCTGGAAATCGGCGCTGTGAATACGGTTTTAATTAAGGAAGGAAGCTTATTAGGCTACAATACTGATGGCCCCGGATTTTTAAAAAGCCTAGAGGAAGAACTGCAGATGCCGGAGCGGCCATCCATCTTAATCATTGGGGCAGGCGGCGCGGCGCGGGCAATCTTCTTCACTTTGGAAAAAACCAGGCCAGTGGTGATTGACATTTGCAATCGAAGCCTCGAAAAAGCAAAATCGCTATCCGGCGAAGCGAAAACGAATGTTCTGTCCCGCGGGCTGTCGCTGGAGGAGGCGGAAAACAGGGTCAATGAATACGATCTTATCATCCAGACGACAACGGTTGGCATGTATCCGAATATTGATCGGTTGCCACTCAATCCTGGCGGTTTGAATAAACCGTTTTCTGCTGCTGATATTATTTACAACCCCTACGAGACAGAATTCCTGAAGCAATGCAAGCTTCGGGGAGGCAGCACAGTGAACGGAGTAGGCATGTTTGTTTATCAGGGAGCGCTAGCTTTCGAGCTGTGGACCGGCATTAAACCGGATAGCGGGAGAATGAGGAATACCGTATTAAAACAACTGGGAGGTACTATATGTTAA
- the yqeH gene encoding ribosome biogenesis GTPase YqeH yields the protein MNTDHENVICIGCGVAIQTEQPGELGYAPASSIQKEQIICQRCFRLKHYNEVQDVSLTDDDFLEILNRIGETDALIVKIVDIFDFNGSWIPGMHRFAGRNKILLVGNKVDLLPKSVKHQKLINWMKHESRELGLQAEDVFLISAAKGTSIMETAAAIDSYRQGKDVYVVGCTNVGKSTFINRIIKEVAGGQDVITTSHFPGTTLDIIKIPLEDGKALIDTPGIINHHQMAHYVGKQDLKVITPKKEVKPKVYQLNEGQTLFFGGLGRFDYISGGRMSFVCHFSNELGIHRTKTENADELYERQAGELLTPPKKDELDSFPELVKQEYTIKEAKTDIVFSGLGWITVNEPGAKVAAYVPRGVQTMLRKSLI from the coding sequence GTGAATACTGACCATGAAAACGTAATATGCATTGGCTGCGGCGTAGCCATTCAAACAGAACAGCCTGGGGAGCTTGGCTATGCGCCGGCTTCTTCCATTCAAAAGGAGCAAATCATCTGCCAGCGCTGTTTTCGGCTGAAGCATTATAATGAAGTCCAGGATGTCAGCCTGACCGATGACGATTTCCTGGAAATTTTGAACCGGATAGGCGAGACTGATGCACTGATTGTAAAAATCGTTGACATTTTTGACTTTAACGGAAGCTGGATTCCAGGGATGCACCGATTTGCCGGGAGAAACAAAATCCTTCTTGTCGGAAACAAAGTTGATTTGCTGCCGAAATCAGTCAAACATCAAAAACTGATCAATTGGATGAAGCATGAATCAAGGGAACTCGGCCTCCAGGCTGAAGATGTATTTTTGATTTCAGCGGCAAAAGGCACATCCATAATGGAAACTGCAGCTGCCATTGATTCTTACAGACAAGGAAAAGATGTATACGTAGTGGGCTGTACAAATGTCGGGAAATCCACATTTATCAACAGGATCATCAAGGAAGTGGCCGGCGGGCAGGATGTCATTACAACATCGCATTTCCCAGGGACAACACTTGATATAATCAAAATTCCATTGGAGGATGGGAAAGCGTTGATCGATACGCCGGGAATTATTAACCATCACCAAATGGCCCATTATGTAGGAAAACAAGATCTAAAAGTAATAACCCCGAAAAAAGAGGTCAAGCCAAAGGTATACCAGCTTAATGAAGGACAAACCCTGTTTTTCGGCGGATTGGGAAGATTTGATTATATTTCGGGCGGAAGGATGTCATTCGTCTGCCACTTTTCAAATGAACTTGGTATTCACCGGACGAAAACAGAAAATGCCGATGAATTATATGAGCGCCAGGCAGGGGAATTGCTTACGCCTCCGAAAAAGGACGAGTTGGACTCGTTCCCTGAGCTTGTAAAGCAGGAGTATACCATTAAGGAAGCAAAAACAGACATTGTTTTTTCCGGTCTTGGATGGATAACGGTCAATGAACCTGGCGCGAAAGTGGCGGCTTATGTGCCGCGTGGCGTTCAAACGATGTTGAGGAAGTCGCTTATTTAA
- a CDS encoding YqeG family HAD IIIA-type phosphatase, producing MLNLFLPSEHVKSIFAITPEQLKEKGIKGIITDLDNTLVEWDRPNATPKLIEWFDEMRKNDILVTIVSNNNEQRVKSFSDPLGIPFIFQARKPMTRAFRKAIERMGIKREEAVVIGDQLLTDVFGGNRGGFHTILVVPVAQTDGFFTRFNRKIERRILNSFRKRGMINWEDSM from the coding sequence ATGTTGAATCTTTTCCTGCCCTCGGAGCATGTAAAGAGTATTTTTGCGATTACACCTGAACAACTAAAAGAGAAGGGGATTAAGGGGATCATTACTGACCTCGACAATACCCTTGTTGAATGGGACAGGCCGAACGCAACACCGAAATTGATTGAGTGGTTCGATGAAATGAGAAAGAACGATATTCTCGTGACGATTGTCTCGAACAATAACGAACAAAGAGTTAAATCGTTTTCTGATCCTCTTGGGATTCCGTTTATCTTTCAAGCAAGGAAGCCGATGACAAGGGCTTTCCGGAAGGCGATTGAACGGATGGGAATCAAGAGGGAAGAGGCGGTCGTCATTGGCGACCAGCTGCTTACGGACGTTTTTGGGGGAAACCGCGGGGGATTCCATACGATTCTTGTCGTACCAGTGGCCCAGACGGATGGTTTTTTCACAAGATTCAACCGGAAAATTGAAAGAAGGATCCTGAATTCCTTCAGAAAAAGAGGGATGATTAATTGGGAGGATTCAATGTGA
- a CDS encoding sporulation histidine kinase inhibitor Sda: MRKLSDDLLIESYFKARELKLSPDFIRLIEKEIQRRSLSHRVRASS, encoded by the coding sequence ATGCGTAAACTGTCAGATGATTTGCTGATTGAATCGTATTTTAAAGCTAGAGAACTGAAACTTAGCCCTGATTTTATCCGTCTTATTGAAAAAGAAATCCAGCGCAGGTCATTATCTCATAGAGTCAGGGCTTCTTCCTGA
- a CDS encoding phosphatidylserine decarboxylase: protein MFKPFYRLLIELTNGRLSSNFLKKFARSPKSRHVVNRFAKAYRLNTEEMEMQLSEFPTLHDLFIRKLKPGSRQVDLLEGSAVSPVDAVIEDVGTISPLSEMEVKGKIYSVVDMLGDKETAEKYMGGTYMIFYLSPSHYHRIHSPVNGTVTRQWTLGKKSYPVNKWGLKYGVDTLSKNYRMISEVRVDGGMVAIVKVGAMFVNSIETTHTGSELKKGEEIAYFSFGSTIVLLFEKGCFMADPDITVPHHVKMGERIGQFQNK from the coding sequence TTGTTTAAGCCTTTCTACCGGCTTCTTATCGAATTAACAAATGGGAGATTGTCTTCCAATTTCCTGAAAAAGTTCGCCCGTTCGCCAAAAAGCCGGCATGTGGTTAACCGTTTTGCCAAGGCTTACCGCCTGAATACTGAGGAAATGGAAATGCAGCTTTCCGAGTTTCCGACTTTACATGATTTATTTATCAGGAAGTTAAAGCCCGGTTCCCGCCAGGTCGATCTTCTTGAAGGCTCCGCAGTCAGCCCTGTGGACGCGGTCATCGAGGATGTAGGTACAATCAGCCCATTGAGTGAAATGGAAGTGAAAGGGAAAATATACTCAGTGGTGGACATGCTTGGCGATAAAGAGACAGCAGAAAAGTATATGGGCGGGACTTATATGATTTTTTACTTGAGCCCGAGCCATTACCATCGCATCCATAGTCCCGTCAACGGGACAGTTACAAGGCAATGGACGCTTGGCAAGAAATCATATCCAGTCAATAAGTGGGGCCTTAAATACGGAGTCGATACCCTATCAAAGAACTATCGAATGATTTCGGAAGTGCGGGTTGACGGCGGAATGGTTGCAATCGTAAAAGTAGGGGCCATGTTTGTCAACTCCATTGAAACGACCCATACTGGCTCTGAATTGAAAAAAGGTGAGGAGATTGCCTATTTCAGCTTTGGCTCAACTATTGTCCTGCTTTTTGAGAAAGGCTGTTTCATGGCTGACCCGGATATTACTGTCCCTCACCACGTTAAAATGGGCGAACGGATTGGCCAATTCCAAAATAAATGA
- the pssA gene encoding CDP-diacylglycerol--serine O-phosphatidyltransferase yields the protein MFFLDVVDQTVKKLKTQTANVLTLMNLSLGGFAIIFTLHGNLRLSLLLIFIAALADRFDGMVARKFNIESELGKQLDSMSDIISFGVAPALLIYQGILFEFGGPGSFFTVFFIACGAFRLARFNITESNGYFTGLPITAAGCLVTLSFLAIPYIPPQSFLFIVMILAFLMVSPFKLKKV from the coding sequence ATGTTTTTTTTGGACGTAGTAGACCAGACGGTAAAAAAACTTAAGACACAAACAGCCAATGTCCTGACGCTGATGAATTTGTCACTGGGCGGTTTTGCAATTATTTTTACTCTTCATGGAAATTTAAGGCTCAGTCTTCTTCTCATTTTTATCGCTGCTCTTGCTGACAGGTTCGACGGTATGGTTGCCAGAAAGTTCAACATAGAATCTGAATTGGGGAAACAATTGGATTCCATGAGTGATATTATATCATTCGGAGTTGCGCCAGCACTATTAATTTATCAGGGAATTTTATTTGAATTCGGAGGGCCAGGCTCATTCTTTACAGTATTCTTCATTGCCTGCGGCGCTTTCCGCCTCGCCCGTTTCAATATTACTGAAAGCAATGGCTATTTTACAGGGCTTCCAATCACAGCGGCTGGCTGTCTTGTTACATTAAGTTTTCTGGCCATTCCCTATATCCCGCCGCAAAGCTTCCTGTTCATTGTGATGATTTTAGCTTTTCTTATGGTCAGCCCGTTTAAACTTAAAAAAGTCTAG